A single Vibrio sp. YMD68 DNA region contains:
- the glnB gene encoding nitrogen regulatory protein P-II produces MKKIEAIIKPFKLDDVREALAEVGITGMTVSEVKGFGRQKGHTELYRGAEYMVDFLPKVKLEIVVTDDVAEQCVDSIIETAQTGKIGDGKIFITDVERVVRIRTGEEDEEAI; encoded by the coding sequence ATGAAAAAGATTGAAGCCATTATTAAGCCGTTTAAATTAGACGATGTACGAGAAGCATTAGCGGAAGTGGGAATTACAGGCATGACGGTTTCTGAAGTGAAAGGCTTCGGACGTCAGAAAGGTCACACTGAACTGTACCGCGGTGCAGAATACATGGTGGATTTCCTACCTAAGGTCAAACTTGAGATTGTCGTGACGGATGACGTTGCAGAGCAATGTGTTGATTCTATTATTGAAACAGCGCAAACAGGCAAGATAGGCGATGGTAAGATCTTTATTACCGATGTTGAACGTGTCGTACGTATTCGTACGGGCGAAGAAGACGAAGAGGCAATCTAA
- the dnaE gene encoding DNA polymerase III subunit alpha — protein sequence MSDPKFIHLRVHSDFSMVDGLSKVPPLVKKVAEMGMPAMALTDFTNLCGLVKFYGTAHSCGIKPIIGADFSVRSKEFGDEFSKLTILASNNIGYKNLTLLISKAYLRGQVLHQTVIDKEWLIELSEGLIVLSGGKHGDIGKALLKGNNELVEECVAFYKTHFSDRFYLELIRTGRVDEETYLHFAVELAEQRDLPVVATNEVVFLTEDLFDAHEIRVAIHDGFTLEDPRRPKHYSAQQYLRTEAEMCELFADIPEALQNSVEIAKRCNVTVRLGEYFLPNFPTEGLKIEDFLIKKSQEGLERRLAFLFPDEQVRAQRRPEYDERLAIELEVINNMGFPGYFLIVMEFIQWSKDNDVPVGPGRGSGAGSLVAYALDITDLDPLEYDLLFERFLNPERVSMPDFDIDFCMDKRDQVIDHVAEMYGRDAVSQIITFGTMAAKAVIRDVGRVLGHPFGFVDRLSKLIPPDPGMTLTKAFDAEPALPELYNNDDEVKELIDKCRILEGCTRNAGKHAGGVVISPTTITDFAPLYCDSEGNFPVTQFDKNDVETAGLVKFDFLGLRTLTIIDWALGLVNPRLAKEGKDPIRIDSIPLDDQASFNLLQNSETTAVFQLESRGMKDLIKRLQPDCFEDIIALVALFRPGPLQSGMVDNFIDRKHGREAVSYPDETWQHESLKETLEPTYGIILYQEQVMQIAQILAGYTLGGADMLRRAMGKKKPEEMAKQRSIFKEGAIANGVDGELSMKIFDLVEKFAGYGFNKSHSAAYALVSYQTLWLKTHYPAEFMAAVMTADMDNTEKVIGLVDECIRMKLRLLPPDINAGLYRFNVDETGAIVYGIGAIKGVGEGPIEAILEARNNGGHFKDLFDFCARIDLKRVNKRVIEKLIYAGALDRLGPHRAALMASLKDAVKGASQHHQAEAFGQGDMFGVLTEEADVIEHKYTKVEPWPEKVWLEGERDTLGLYLTGHPINAYLKELTKYTSCRLKDATPTRRDQSVTIAGLVIAARVMTTKRGARIGLMTIDDRSGRMEVMLYSDALDRYAELLEKDKILVISGQVSFDDFNGGLKMSARELLDLGTAREKYARGLSVSINESQINNQFFERFSQILEPHRAGTIPVNIYYQRLDARARLTLGTEWRVTPSDVLLDELKLLLGRNQVELEFN from the coding sequence ATGTCAGATCCCAAGTTTATTCATCTTCGTGTTCACAGTGATTTTTCCATGGTCGATGGCTTATCCAAAGTCCCGCCGTTGGTAAAAAAAGTCGCTGAAATGGGCATGCCTGCTATGGCACTGACAGATTTTACCAACTTGTGTGGTTTGGTTAAGTTTTATGGAACCGCCCATAGCTGCGGGATTAAACCGATCATTGGCGCAGATTTTTCGGTTCGATCTAAAGAATTTGGTGATGAATTTTCTAAGCTGACCATTCTTGCGTCCAACAACATCGGCTACAAAAACCTCACACTGCTTATTTCAAAAGCTTATCTCCGTGGGCAAGTGCTTCACCAAACCGTTATTGATAAAGAGTGGCTCATAGAGCTGTCTGAAGGGCTAATTGTTCTCTCTGGTGGCAAGCATGGTGACATTGGTAAAGCCTTGTTGAAAGGCAATAACGAACTTGTCGAAGAGTGTGTTGCCTTTTATAAAACGCATTTTTCTGACCGCTTTTATCTAGAGTTGATTCGCACAGGCCGTGTGGATGAAGAAACCTACTTGCATTTTGCAGTAGAGCTAGCGGAACAGCGAGATCTTCCCGTTGTTGCGACCAATGAAGTGGTTTTTTTAACCGAAGACCTGTTTGATGCGCATGAAATACGCGTTGCGATTCACGATGGCTTTACCTTGGAAGATCCAAGGCGTCCGAAACATTACAGTGCTCAACAATATCTGCGTACTGAAGCGGAAATGTGCGAATTATTTGCAGATATTCCAGAAGCGTTGCAAAACAGCGTAGAAATCGCCAAACGCTGTAATGTTACCGTTCGTTTAGGGGAGTATTTTCTACCTAATTTCCCAACCGAAGGATTAAAAATCGAAGACTTCTTGATCAAAAAATCTCAGGAAGGATTAGAAAGACGTTTAGCGTTCTTATTTCCCGATGAGCAAGTCCGCGCTCAACGACGTCCTGAATACGATGAGCGTTTAGCCATAGAGCTTGAAGTGATCAACAACATGGGTTTCCCGGGTTACTTCCTTATCGTGATGGAGTTCATTCAGTGGTCCAAAGATAACGATGTTCCGGTTGGTCCTGGGCGAGGCTCCGGTGCGGGTTCTTTAGTGGCATACGCGCTTGATATCACTGACCTCGATCCACTTGAATACGATTTACTTTTCGAACGTTTTCTTAACCCAGAGCGTGTTTCCATGCCCGATTTCGATATCGATTTCTGTATGGATAAACGTGACCAAGTGATTGATCACGTTGCTGAAATGTATGGCCGTGATGCGGTATCTCAGATCATCACCTTCGGCACCATGGCGGCAAAAGCCGTTATTCGAGATGTTGGGCGAGTATTAGGGCACCCATTTGGTTTTGTTGACCGCCTATCAAAGCTCATTCCACCCGATCCAGGAATGACACTGACAAAGGCTTTTGATGCCGAACCTGCGTTGCCCGAGCTTTACAATAATGATGATGAAGTTAAAGAGCTGATTGATAAATGTCGTATCTTAGAAGGGTGTACCCGAAATGCAGGTAAGCACGCTGGTGGGGTTGTTATTTCACCAACGACGATTACAGACTTTGCTCCTCTTTATTGTGATTCGGAAGGGAACTTCCCGGTTACCCAGTTTGATAAGAATGATGTCGAAACGGCGGGCTTAGTTAAGTTCGATTTCCTGGGGCTACGAACGTTAACGATCATTGACTGGGCGCTAGGGCTCGTGAATCCACGTTTAGCCAAAGAAGGGAAAGATCCGATTCGGATTGACTCTATTCCCCTGGATGATCAAGCCTCATTTAACCTGTTACAAAACTCTGAAACGACGGCGGTATTCCAGCTGGAATCGCGTGGTATGAAAGACTTGATCAAACGACTTCAACCAGACTGTTTTGAAGATATTATCGCATTGGTTGCTTTGTTCCGCCCGGGGCCTTTGCAATCGGGCATGGTGGATAACTTTATCGACCGTAAGCATGGTCGGGAGGCAGTGTCGTACCCAGATGAAACGTGGCAGCACGAATCGCTTAAAGAGACGCTAGAGCCGACTTACGGCATTATCCTGTATCAAGAACAGGTCATGCAGATTGCACAGATCCTCGCTGGCTATACGCTTGGCGGAGCGGATATGCTGCGTCGTGCAATGGGTAAGAAAAAGCCAGAAGAGATGGCGAAGCAGCGTAGCATCTTTAAAGAAGGGGCTATCGCAAACGGTGTCGATGGTGAACTATCGATGAAGATTTTTGACCTAGTAGAAAAATTTGCAGGCTACGGGTTTAACAAATCTCACTCTGCTGCTTATGCTCTGGTCTCTTATCAAACATTGTGGCTTAAAACGCATTATCCAGCCGAGTTCATGGCTGCGGTAATGACGGCAGATATGGACAACACCGAGAAAGTGATCGGCTTGGTTGACGAATGTATCCGAATGAAACTCAGGTTACTGCCACCAGACATTAACGCGGGGCTATACCGTTTTAATGTGGATGAAACCGGCGCGATTGTGTATGGAATCGGCGCAATCAAAGGAGTAGGTGAAGGACCGATTGAAGCGATTTTAGAAGCAAGAAACAACGGTGGCCACTTTAAAGACCTGTTTGATTTCTGTGCGCGTATTGATTTAAAACGCGTTAATAAGCGAGTGATAGAAAAGCTCATTTACGCGGGGGCACTGGATCGATTAGGGCCGCATCGAGCCGCTTTAATGGCGTCACTCAAAGACGCAGTAAAAGGGGCTAGCCAGCATCACCAAGCAGAAGCATTTGGTCAAGGTGATATGTTTGGTGTGTTGACAGAAGAAGCGGATGTCATCGAGCATAAGTACACAAAAGTGGAACCCTGGCCGGAAAAAGTGTGGCTAGAAGGCGAAAGAGACACGCTAGGCTTGTATTTAACCGGACATCCGATCAATGCTTATTTGAAAGAGCTAACAAAATACACCAGCTGCCGATTAAAAGATGCAACACCGACAAGACGAGACCAATCCGTTACCATTGCAGGCCTTGTGATTGCGGCAAGAGTGATGACGACTAAACGAGGTGCTCGCATTGGTTTGATGACAATCGATGACCGATCTGGCCGAATGGAAGTGATGTTGTACTCAGATGCGCTTGATCGGTATGCAGAATTGTTAGAAAAAGATAAAATATTGGTCATTTCTGGACAGGTCAGCTTTGATGATTTCAATGGTGGTCTTAAAATGTCAGCGCGCGAACTGTTGGATCTAGGAACCGCCCGAGAGAAATATGCTCGAGGTCTATCGGTTTCCATTAATGAATCACAAATAAACAATCAATTTTTTGAGCGCTTTAGCCAAATTCTAGAGCCTCATCGAGCAGGGACCATCCCTGTCAATATATATTATCAGCGACTTGATGCCAGAGCTCGACTCACGCTTGGTACTGAATGGCGAGTGACGCCCAGTGATGTATTGTTAGACGAATTGAAACTGCTACTTGGTCGTAACCAGGTAGAACTCGAATTTAACTAA
- the accA gene encoding acetyl-CoA carboxylase carboxyl transferase subunit alpha, with the protein MSLNFLEFEKPIAELEAKIEALRDVSRHGGDTAVDLDKEIQQLEKKSLELKKKIFSDLGAWETAQLARHPQRPYTLNYVESVFTEFEELAGDRAFADDKAIVGGVARLEGRPVMIIGHQKGRETKEKVIRNFGMPKPEGYRKALRLMQMAERFKMPIITFIDTAGAYPGVGAEERGQSEAIAKNLKVMAGLKVPVICNVVGEGGSGGALAIGVGDYVNMLQYSTYSVISPEGCASILWRDSDKAPQAAEAMGLIAPRLKELELIDEIIEEPLGGAHRNYAEVSENIKATLIKQLEELEQFDNDSLLERRYQRLMSYGYC; encoded by the coding sequence ATGAGCCTCAACTTTCTTGAATTTGAAAAGCCAATTGCTGAACTAGAAGCAAAAATTGAAGCTTTACGTGATGTATCTCGTCATGGCGGTGATACAGCCGTTGATTTAGATAAAGAAATTCAGCAGCTTGAAAAGAAAAGTTTAGAACTGAAAAAGAAAATATTCAGTGATCTTGGCGCATGGGAAACGGCTCAATTAGCGCGCCATCCACAACGTCCTTACACACTGAACTACGTGGAAAGTGTCTTTACTGAATTTGAAGAGTTGGCAGGCGATCGTGCTTTTGCTGATGACAAGGCGATTGTCGGGGGGGTTGCCCGCCTAGAAGGTCGTCCTGTTATGATCATCGGTCACCAGAAAGGCCGTGAAACTAAAGAAAAAGTCATACGTAATTTTGGTATGCCTAAGCCAGAAGGTTACCGTAAGGCGTTACGTCTTATGCAAATGGCTGAACGCTTTAAAATGCCAATTATTACCTTTATTGATACCGCCGGTGCTTACCCTGGGGTTGGCGCAGAAGAGCGTGGGCAATCTGAAGCCATTGCGAAAAACTTGAAAGTCATGGCGGGCTTAAAAGTGCCTGTTATTTGTAATGTTGTGGGTGAAGGCGGTTCTGGTGGTGCTCTTGCTATTGGTGTGGGTGACTACGTTAACATGCTCCAGTATTCGACATACTCGGTTATTTCTCCTGAAGGTTGTGCTTCCATCTTATGGCGTGATTCAGATAAAGCGCCACAAGCGGCAGAAGCGATGGGCTTAATCGCACCACGTTTGAAAGAGCTTGAGTTGATCGATGAAATTATCGAAGAGCCTCTGGGTGGTGCGCATCGAAATTATGCAGAAGTGTCAGAAAACATCAAAGCAACATTGATTAAGCAATTAGAAGAACTCGAGCAGTTTGATAATGACTCATTGTTAGAGCGCCGTTACCAGCGCTTAATGAGTTACGGCTACTGCTAA
- the rnhB gene encoding ribonuclease HII has protein sequence MVIAKKKADKKELPPFEYPLGYQCIAGVDEVGRGPLVGDVVTAAVILDPNNPIEGLNDSKKLSEKKRLALLPEIKEKALAWSVGRCSPQEIDELNILQATMVAMQRAVAGLAIKPDLTLIDGNKVPKLDMDAQAVVKGDLRVAEISAASIIAKVVRDQEMEALDKIHPQFGFAKHKGYPTKAHFSAIEEFGVIEEHRKSFKPVKRVLGLK, from the coding sequence ATGGTCATTGCAAAGAAGAAAGCCGATAAAAAAGAACTGCCACCCTTTGAATACCCGCTGGGCTATCAATGCATTGCAGGTGTTGATGAAGTGGGACGTGGGCCGCTAGTGGGTGATGTGGTCACTGCCGCTGTGATTCTTGATCCCAACAATCCTATTGAGGGTCTGAACGATTCAAAAAAATTGTCTGAGAAAAAACGCTTAGCACTGTTACCAGAAATTAAAGAAAAAGCGTTAGCGTGGTCGGTCGGTCGCTGTTCACCACAAGAAATCGATGAACTGAATATCTTACAGGCGACCATGGTCGCGATGCAAAGAGCGGTAGCAGGACTCGCCATCAAGCCTGATCTCACCCTGATTGATGGGAATAAAGTGCCTAAACTCGATATGGATGCGCAAGCTGTGGTAAAAGGCGATTTACGCGTGGCCGAAATCAGTGCCGCCTCGATTATTGCCAAGGTTGTACGTGACCAAGAAATGGAAGCCTTAGATAAAATACATCCGCAGTTTGGCTTTGCGAAACACAAAGGATACCCGACAAAAGCGCACTTTTCGGCGATTGAAGAGTTTGGGGTGATTGAAGAACACCGTAAAAGCTTTAAACCTGTAAAAAGAGTTTTGGGATTAAAGTAG
- a CDS encoding cytochrome c, which produces MRNVAIGLILGMGLLSGHALAGDVAAGKAKAAICAACHGADGMAMIPGYPHLKGQNEQYLVSSMKAYKDKQRNGGLATVMQAQASLLSDEDIANLAAYYSSLK; this is translated from the coding sequence ATGAGAAATGTAGCAATTGGATTGATTCTAGGTATGGGCTTGTTAAGTGGTCATGCACTGGCTGGTGACGTAGCCGCCGGAAAAGCTAAAGCTGCTATTTGTGCCGCTTGTCATGGTGCAGATGGTATGGCAATGATTCCTGGTTACCCACACCTAAAAGGCCAAAATGAGCAGTACTTAGTGAGCTCGATGAAAGCGTATAAAGATAAGCAGCGTAATGGTGGTTTAGCAACCGTGATGCAAGCGCAGGCCAGTCTATTGAGCGATGAAGATATCGCCAATCTCGCTGCGTATTATTCAAGCTTAAAGTAA
- the tilS gene encoding tRNA lysidine(34) synthetase TilS: MNPLYTLFTQVITLHRKPDSRLVLALSGGVDSRVLLDLLMRYKSDHPDVVCLAVHVHHGLSENADEWVSQCDRWCRDSEIPLAVEKVVLKKDSGESIEKLARDARYAALAKHIHRDDLLLTGQHRDDQVETFLLALKRGSGPKGLSSMAECLPFELGYQLRPLLTASRKEIEQFAHQQSLDWVEDESNLDTRFDRNFIRHSITPPLLDRWPSFSQSVQRSAALCAEQETLLDELLQPALMNMVGDDNQVVLSTLSTYSVLAQKRLLRMWLERCGSLMPSRQHLEAILEQVIGAKSDANPQLNLLNGQIRRFNGGLYFITDHQDVSQWTAPLSLNHSLLLPDGLGEINLRPRDAVQGKVTSVDACPQTVSIRGDYTGSLSVIFDPQGLAAHPSSRGHSRKLKKLFQEYQVPSWLRRRTPIIMNDSHVVAVMGLFVTKPYQGHDCEVYWDKKLEFVQK, encoded by the coding sequence ATGAACCCTCTATATACACTTTTCACCCAAGTGATTACCCTGCATAGAAAGCCAGATTCTCGACTCGTACTGGCCTTGAGTGGTGGTGTCGATTCTCGAGTACTACTCGACTTATTGATGCGGTATAAAAGTGATCACCCTGACGTAGTCTGTTTGGCAGTGCATGTTCATCATGGTTTGAGTGAGAATGCCGATGAATGGGTGAGTCAATGTGACCGTTGGTGTCGAGACTCAGAAATTCCACTTGCCGTTGAAAAAGTGGTATTAAAAAAAGACTCTGGTGAAAGCATTGAAAAATTAGCGCGTGATGCTCGCTATGCCGCTCTAGCTAAACACATACACCGTGACGATTTACTGTTGACAGGTCAGCATCGAGATGATCAAGTTGAAACCTTTTTACTGGCTCTCAAGCGTGGCAGTGGCCCTAAAGGGTTATCTTCTATGGCGGAATGTTTACCATTTGAACTAGGTTACCAATTACGTCCATTGTTGACGGCCAGTAGAAAAGAGATTGAACAGTTTGCTCATCAGCAGTCACTAGACTGGGTTGAAGATGAAAGCAATCTAGATACTCGATTCGATAGAAACTTTATCCGTCACAGTATTACGCCCCCTTTGCTAGACCGGTGGCCTTCTTTTTCTCAATCGGTACAAAGAAGTGCGGCCTTATGTGCTGAACAAGAAACCTTGCTTGATGAGCTCTTACAACCAGCGTTGATGAACATGGTTGGCGATGATAATCAGGTTGTCTTATCGACACTGTCCACCTATTCGGTGCTGGCCCAAAAGCGATTATTGAGGATGTGGCTTGAGCGTTGTGGCTCCTTGATGCCAAGTCGTCAGCATTTAGAGGCGATTCTTGAGCAAGTGATTGGCGCTAAGAGCGACGCAAATCCTCAGCTTAACCTATTGAATGGCCAGATAAGACGATTTAACGGTGGGTTGTATTTTATCACTGACCACCAGGACGTCAGTCAATGGACAGCGCCGTTAAGCCTTAATCACTCTCTGTTGCTGCCTGATGGGTTAGGGGAGATTAATCTTAGGCCACGTGACGCTGTGCAAGGGAAGGTCACGTCGGTCGATGCATGCCCGCAGACGGTCTCTATTCGAGGTGACTATACTGGCTCGTTGAGTGTCATTTTTGACCCGCAGGGGTTAGCGGCGCATCCTTCGTCTCGGGGGCATAGCCGGAAATTGAAAAAGCTGTTTCAAGAGTATCAGGTGCCAAGTTGGTTAAGGCGTCGAACTCCCATTATTATGAATGACAGCCATGTCGTCGCGGTGATGGGGCTTTTTGTAACCAAACCCTACCAAGGGCACGATTGTGAAGTTTATTGGGACAAAAAGTTGGAATTTGTGCAAAAATAA
- a CDS encoding endonuclease/exonuclease/phosphatase family protein, whose protein sequence is MNRTHLFFLALVLSVLGFSSVYFIFSVSTEASVTVLNTNAPPKLQCHQELNTLSIDNEGQLDVLVWNIYKQNRPNWHEVLTSLSQSRQLILLQEASMTDSFKGWLIEKGWQGNQVEAFKALDVSSGVLTIATESPSLACAYLVVEPWLRLPKSALFSLYSLSDGQQLAVVNIHAVNFTYGVVEYQQQLDVLAKALLQHEGPIIFAGDFNSWSHERMDELAEYLQPLGLVAASFRPDNRKQFVNGLALDHIFYRGLTLKKAEAPHSDASDHNPLLVSFSL, encoded by the coding sequence ATGAACAGAACTCACCTCTTTTTCCTAGCTTTAGTATTGAGTGTATTGGGTTTTTCTTCTGTCTATTTCATCTTCAGTGTATCAACAGAGGCCAGTGTCACGGTACTTAATACCAATGCACCGCCTAAGCTTCAGTGCCATCAAGAACTCAACACTCTATCAATTGATAATGAGGGACAATTAGATGTTCTGGTCTGGAATATATACAAGCAAAATCGCCCCAACTGGCATGAAGTACTGACGTCACTGTCCCAATCCCGTCAATTGATTTTATTGCAAGAAGCCAGCATGACCGATTCTTTTAAAGGGTGGTTAATCGAAAAAGGGTGGCAAGGAAATCAAGTGGAAGCGTTTAAGGCGCTTGATGTTTCATCGGGTGTTCTAACTATTGCTACCGAGTCGCCCTCTTTAGCCTGTGCTTACTTAGTTGTTGAACCCTGGCTTAGGTTGCCTAAATCGGCGTTGTTTTCTTTATATTCATTGTCTGATGGTCAGCAGTTAGCGGTCGTGAATATTCATGCGGTTAATTTTACCTATGGGGTCGTTGAATATCAGCAGCAATTGGATGTCCTAGCGAAAGCTTTGTTACAACATGAAGGGCCGATTATTTTTGCCGGAGACTTTAACAGTTGGAGCCATGAGCGAATGGATGAACTGGCTGAATACTTGCAACCATTGGGCTTGGTAGCGGCGTCTTTTAGGCCAGATAACCGTAAGCAGTTTGTGAATGGTCTAGCACTCGATCATATTTTCTATCGAGGTTTGACCCTAAAAAAAGCAGAAGCACCACACAGTGATGCTTCTGACCATAACCCATTATTAGTGAGTTTTTCTCTATAG